A portion of the Lampris incognitus isolate fLamInc1 chromosome 9, fLamInc1.hap2, whole genome shotgun sequence genome contains these proteins:
- the LOC130117857 gene encoding zinc finger protein 501-like, producing the protein MNLEEGEDADTTIQECGDAGGGEDCKESSSQFFPCQHCTVSFTNLEFLEKHVKWVHQKEYLDSLKKSFSDSKLNLTPKHVCTTCKSAFNSQARLWAHTREVHPAPPPRRLHPCPTCARSFQYLKNLKNHCQRWHKMSVVATDGHLSCADCGKSFETTWGQGPHVCHEPEGTKSQDTPVCLDIGVQCSECGKKVRTPQSLEDHMRIHTGDKPFICTECGRRFSERSGWRQHMRIHTGEKPYKCQICGKAFLRSHHLKCHLTTHSGKKEYSCSQCGKQFGFKSSLDLHLRSHSSEKPFHCTMCGKNFNTRRNLRVHTKLHTNEKAHQCGDCGLKIGDLGALKIHLRTHTGERPYHCTVCGNRFIRLAHLRNHQRTHTGERPYKCTECNKSFTQSGDLVKHKRIHSGEKPFECPDCHRRYTSSGDLGKHMRSHTNLRPYTCQECGKGFRLSGHLKTHMLTHTGEKPYSCPKCLRRFARSHHLSGHVTKCR; encoded by the exons ATGAACCTG GAAGAAGGGGAGGATGCAGACACCACCATTCAGGAATGTGGTGATGCTGGAGGAGGGGAGGACTGTAAAG AGTCTTCATCTCAGTTCTTCCCTTGTCAACACTGCACTGTCTCCTTCACCAACCTAGAGTTCTTGGAGAAGCATGTCAAGTGGGTACACCAGAAAGAGTATCTCGATTCGCTGAAAAAAAGCTTCTCGGACAGCAAACTCAATCTCACCCCCAAACATGTATGTACCACCTGCAAAAGCGCCTTTAACTCTCAAGCCCGCCTTTGGGCCCACACACGGGAAGTtcacccagctccccctccccggaGACTCCACCCCTGCCCAACCTGTGCCCGCAGTTTCCAGTACCTTAAGAACCTGAAGAACCACTGCCAGCGCTGGCATAAAATGTCTGTTGTTGCCACAGATGGACACCTCAGCTGTGCCGACTGTGGGAAGAGTTTTGAGACGACCTGGGGTCAAGGACCTCACGTGTGTCACGAACCTGAGGGCACGAAATCCCAAGATACGCCTGTCTGTCTGGACATTGGTGTGCAGTGTTCGGAATGTGGGAAGAAGGTGCGCACGccccagagcctggaggatcacatgCGGATCCACACAGGTGACAAGCCTTTCATTTGTACAGAGTGCGGCAGGAGGTTCTCAGAACGCAGTGGATGGCGGCAACACATGAGAATACACACGGGGGAAAAGCCATACAAATGTCAGATCTGCGGAAAGGCCTTCTTACGGTCACACCACCTGAAGTGCCACCTAACCACGCACTCTGGTAAGAAGGAATACTCGTGCTCTCAGTGTGGAAAGCAGTTTGGGTTCAAGTCAAGTCTGGATCTCCACCTCAGGTCTCATTCCAGTGAAAAGCCTTTCCACTGCACTATGTGCGGGAAGAACTTCAACACAAGGAGGAATCTGAGGGTTCACACCAAACTCCACACCAATGAGAAGGCCCACCAGTGTGGGGACTGCGGGCTGAAAATCGGAGATCTCGGGGCTTTAAAAATACACTTGCGAACACACACTGGGGAAAGGCCCTACCACTGCACAGTGTGTGGCAACAGGTTCATCCGCCTGGCACATCTGAGAAACCACCAGCGCACCCACACTGGCGAGAGACCCTACAAATGTACTGAATGTAACAAGAGCTTCACTCAGTCTGGTGACCTAGTGAAGCATAAGAGGATACACTCTGGGGAAAAGCCCTTCGAGTGTCCAGATTGCCATCGCCGTTACACATCCTCAGGAGATCTGGGCAAACACATGAGAAGCCACACTAACCTACGTCCCTACACATGCCAAGAATGCGGAAAGGGCTTCCGTTTATCGGGACATTTAAAGACGCACATGCTTACTcacacaggggagaagccatatTCCTGCCCCAAATGCCTTCGCAGATTCGCTCGCTCTCACCACCTCTCTGGTCATGTGACCAAATGTCGCTGA